In Choloepus didactylus isolate mChoDid1 chromosome 6, mChoDid1.pri, whole genome shotgun sequence, one DNA window encodes the following:
- the C6H11orf68 gene encoding UPF0696 protein C11orf68 homolog isoform X4, with amino-acid sequence MAAAAAAALAGVGRGGGGGGAESRQERSRARGWAGAERSEGRRMEPGEEPEEEDSPGGREDGFTAEHLAAEAMAADMDPWLVFDARTTPATELDAWLAKYPPSQVTRYGDPGSPNSEPVGWIAVYGRGYTPNSGDVQGLQVAWEALQTSGRPITPSTLRQLAITHHVLSGKWLMHLAPGFKLDHAWAGIARAVVEGQLQVAKVSPRAKEGGRQVICVYTDDFTDRLGVLEADTAIRAAGIKCLLTYKPDVYTYLGIYRANRWHLCPTLYESRFQLGGNARGSRVLDRANNVELT; translated from the exons AtggcggcggcggctgcggcgGCCTTAGCGGGGGTGGGgcgcggcggcggtggcggcggcgcgGAGTCCCGGCAGGAGCGGAGCCGGGCCCGGGGCTGGGCCGGCGCCGAGCGCAGCGAAGGCCGGAG GATGGAGCCAGGTGAGGAGCCGGAAGAAGAGGACTCTCCAGGCGGCCGTGAGGATGGCTTCACCGCCGAGCACTTGGCCGCCGAGGCTATGGCGGCTGACATGGATCCCTGGCTGGTGTTTGATGCCCGTACCACTCCTGCCACCGAGCTGGATGCCTGGTTAGCCAAGTACCCACCATCCCAAGTTACCCGCTATGGGGACCCGGGCTCCCCTAACTCTGAGCCTGTAGGCTGGATTGCAGTCTATGGGCGGGGCTACACCCCCAACTCGGGTGATGTGCAGGGCCTGCAGGTGGCCTGGGAGGCTCTGCAGACCAGCGGGCGCCCCATCACGCCCAGCACCCTGCGCCAGCTGGCCATCACCCACCACGTGCTTTCGGGCAAGTGGCTGATGCACCTGGCACCCGGCTTCAAGCTGGACCACGCCTGGGCTGGCATTGCCCGAGCCGTGGTCGAGGGCCAACTTCAGGTGGCCAAAGTGAGCCCACGGGCCAAGGAGGGTGGGCGCCAGGTCATCTGTGTGTACACGGACGACTTCACGGACCGCTTGGGTGTTCTGGAGGCGGACACTGCCATCCGTGCAGCAGGCATCAAGTGTCTGCTCACCTACAAGCCCGATGTCTACACCTATCTGGGCATTTATCGGGCCAACCGCTGGCACCTCTGCCCCACTCTCTATGAGAGCCGTTTCCAGTTGGGGGGCAATGCCCGCGGTTCCCGTGTCCTGGACCGCGCCAACAATGTGGAACTAACCTAG
- the C6H11orf68 gene encoding UPF0696 protein C11orf68 homolog isoform X5, which produces MESALAGPRSVCTWGRERAHLNLHFGSATHCSRMEPGEEPEEEDSPGGREDGFTAEHLAAEAMAADMDPWLVFDARTTPATELDAWLAKYPPSQVTRYGDPGSPNSEPVGWIAVYGRGYTPNSGDVQGLQVAWEALQTSGRPITPSTLRQLAITHHVLSGKWLMHLAPGFKLDHAWAGIARAVVEGQLQVAKVSPRAKEGGRQVICVYTDDFTDRLGVLEADTAIRAAGIKCLLTYKPDVYTYLGIYRANRWHLCPTLYESRFQLGGNARGSRVLDRANNVELT; this is translated from the exons ATGGAGAGCGCTCTGGCAGGGCCAAGAAGTGTATGTACTTGGGGTCGGGAGCGCGCACACCTGAATCTACATTTCGGTTCTGCCACCCACTGcag CAGGATGGAGCCAGGTGAGGAGCCGGAAGAAGAGGACTCTCCAGGCGGCCGTGAGGATGGCTTCACCGCCGAGCACTTGGCCGCCGAGGCTATGGCGGCTGACATGGATCCCTGGCTGGTGTTTGATGCCCGTACCACTCCTGCCACCGAGCTGGATGCCTGGTTAGCCAAGTACCCACCATCCCAAGTTACCCGCTATGGGGACCCGGGCTCCCCTAACTCTGAGCCTGTAGGCTGGATTGCAGTCTATGGGCGGGGCTACACCCCCAACTCGGGTGATGTGCAGGGCCTGCAGGTGGCCTGGGAGGCTCTGCAGACCAGCGGGCGCCCCATCACGCCCAGCACCCTGCGCCAGCTGGCCATCACCCACCACGTGCTTTCGGGCAAGTGGCTGATGCACCTGGCACCCGGCTTCAAGCTGGACCACGCCTGGGCTGGCATTGCCCGAGCCGTGGTCGAGGGCCAACTTCAGGTGGCCAAAGTGAGCCCACGGGCCAAGGAGGGTGGGCGCCAGGTCATCTGTGTGTACACGGACGACTTCACGGACCGCTTGGGTGTTCTGGAGGCGGACACTGCCATCCGTGCAGCAGGCATCAAGTGTCTGCTCACCTACAAGCCCGATGTCTACACCTATCTGGGCATTTATCGGGCCAACCGCTGGCACCTCTGCCCCACTCTCTATGAGAGCCGTTTCCAGTTGGGGGGCAATGCCCGCGGTTCCCGTGTCCTGGACCGCGCCAACAATGTGGAACTAACCTAG
- the C6H11orf68 gene encoding UPF0696 protein C11orf68 homolog isoform X2: protein MAAGAAGPDSGPLAGSNKPGGSSPGAGLWLRIRPCHLWAPVSAALCRPDTPAGEPGPASRVLASIKSPRSGNLLSFSLQMESALAGPRSVCTWGRERAHLNLHFGSATHCRMEPGEEPEEEDSPGGREDGFTAEHLAAEAMAADMDPWLVFDARTTPATELDAWLAKYPPSQVTRYGDPGSPNSEPVGWIAVYGRGYTPNSGDVQGLQVAWEALQTSGRPITPSTLRQLAITHHVLSGKWLMHLAPGFKLDHAWAGIARAVVEGQLQVAKVSPRAKEGGRQVICVYTDDFTDRLGVLEADTAIRAAGIKCLLTYKPDVYTYLGIYRANRWHLCPTLYESRFQLGGNARGSRVLDRANNVELT from the exons ATGGCGGCGGGCGCGGCAGGCCCGGACTCTGGCCCTCTCGCAGGCTCTAACAAGCCGGGGGGTTCGAGTCCGGGCGCGGGTCTTTGGCTTCGGATCCGTCCCTGCCATCTCTGGGCCCCAGTGTCCGCGGCCTTATGTAGGCCGGATACGCCCGCGGGGGAGCCAGGCCCCGCGTCTCGGGTGCTTGCTTCCATTAAATCCCCGCGCTCCGGAAACctcctgtctttctctctccagATGGAGAGCGCTCTGGCAGGGCCAAGAAGTGTATGTACTTGGGGTCGGGAGCGCGCACACCTGAATCTACATTTCGGTTCTGCCACCCACTGcag GATGGAGCCAGGTGAGGAGCCGGAAGAAGAGGACTCTCCAGGCGGCCGTGAGGATGGCTTCACCGCCGAGCACTTGGCCGCCGAGGCTATGGCGGCTGACATGGATCCCTGGCTGGTGTTTGATGCCCGTACCACTCCTGCCACCGAGCTGGATGCCTGGTTAGCCAAGTACCCACCATCCCAAGTTACCCGCTATGGGGACCCGGGCTCCCCTAACTCTGAGCCTGTAGGCTGGATTGCAGTCTATGGGCGGGGCTACACCCCCAACTCGGGTGATGTGCAGGGCCTGCAGGTGGCCTGGGAGGCTCTGCAGACCAGCGGGCGCCCCATCACGCCCAGCACCCTGCGCCAGCTGGCCATCACCCACCACGTGCTTTCGGGCAAGTGGCTGATGCACCTGGCACCCGGCTTCAAGCTGGACCACGCCTGGGCTGGCATTGCCCGAGCCGTGGTCGAGGGCCAACTTCAGGTGGCCAAAGTGAGCCCACGGGCCAAGGAGGGTGGGCGCCAGGTCATCTGTGTGTACACGGACGACTTCACGGACCGCTTGGGTGTTCTGGAGGCGGACACTGCCATCCGTGCAGCAGGCATCAAGTGTCTGCTCACCTACAAGCCCGATGTCTACACCTATCTGGGCATTTATCGGGCCAACCGCTGGCACCTCTGCCCCACTCTCTATGAGAGCCGTTTCCAGTTGGGGGGCAATGCCCGCGGTTCCCGTGTCCTGGACCGCGCCAACAATGTGGAACTAACCTAG
- the C6H11orf68 gene encoding UPF0696 protein C11orf68 homolog isoform X3: protein MAAAAAAALAGVGRGGGGGGAESRQERSRARGWAGAERSEGRSRMEPGEEPEEEDSPGGREDGFTAEHLAAEAMAADMDPWLVFDARTTPATELDAWLAKYPPSQVTRYGDPGSPNSEPVGWIAVYGRGYTPNSGDVQGLQVAWEALQTSGRPITPSTLRQLAITHHVLSGKWLMHLAPGFKLDHAWAGIARAVVEGQLQVAKVSPRAKEGGRQVICVYTDDFTDRLGVLEADTAIRAAGIKCLLTYKPDVYTYLGIYRANRWHLCPTLYESRFQLGGNARGSRVLDRANNVELT, encoded by the exons AtggcggcggcggctgcggcgGCCTTAGCGGGGGTGGGgcgcggcggcggtggcggcggcgcgGAGTCCCGGCAGGAGCGGAGCCGGGCCCGGGGCTGGGCCGGCGCCGAGCGCAGCGAAGGCCGGAG CAGGATGGAGCCAGGTGAGGAGCCGGAAGAAGAGGACTCTCCAGGCGGCCGTGAGGATGGCTTCACCGCCGAGCACTTGGCCGCCGAGGCTATGGCGGCTGACATGGATCCCTGGCTGGTGTTTGATGCCCGTACCACTCCTGCCACCGAGCTGGATGCCTGGTTAGCCAAGTACCCACCATCCCAAGTTACCCGCTATGGGGACCCGGGCTCCCCTAACTCTGAGCCTGTAGGCTGGATTGCAGTCTATGGGCGGGGCTACACCCCCAACTCGGGTGATGTGCAGGGCCTGCAGGTGGCCTGGGAGGCTCTGCAGACCAGCGGGCGCCCCATCACGCCCAGCACCCTGCGCCAGCTGGCCATCACCCACCACGTGCTTTCGGGCAAGTGGCTGATGCACCTGGCACCCGGCTTCAAGCTGGACCACGCCTGGGCTGGCATTGCCCGAGCCGTGGTCGAGGGCCAACTTCAGGTGGCCAAAGTGAGCCCACGGGCCAAGGAGGGTGGGCGCCAGGTCATCTGTGTGTACACGGACGACTTCACGGACCGCTTGGGTGTTCTGGAGGCGGACACTGCCATCCGTGCAGCAGGCATCAAGTGTCTGCTCACCTACAAGCCCGATGTCTACACCTATCTGGGCATTTATCGGGCCAACCGCTGGCACCTCTGCCCCACTCTCTATGAGAGCCGTTTCCAGTTGGGGGGCAATGCCCGCGGTTCCCGTGTCCTGGACCGCGCCAACAATGTGGAACTAACCTAG
- the C6H11orf68 gene encoding UPF0696 protein C11orf68 homolog isoform X6 has product MESALAGPRSVCTWGRERAHLNLHFGSATHCRMEPGEEPEEEDSPGGREDGFTAEHLAAEAMAADMDPWLVFDARTTPATELDAWLAKYPPSQVTRYGDPGSPNSEPVGWIAVYGRGYTPNSGDVQGLQVAWEALQTSGRPITPSTLRQLAITHHVLSGKWLMHLAPGFKLDHAWAGIARAVVEGQLQVAKVSPRAKEGGRQVICVYTDDFTDRLGVLEADTAIRAAGIKCLLTYKPDVYTYLGIYRANRWHLCPTLYESRFQLGGNARGSRVLDRANNVELT; this is encoded by the exons ATGGAGAGCGCTCTGGCAGGGCCAAGAAGTGTATGTACTTGGGGTCGGGAGCGCGCACACCTGAATCTACATTTCGGTTCTGCCACCCACTGcag GATGGAGCCAGGTGAGGAGCCGGAAGAAGAGGACTCTCCAGGCGGCCGTGAGGATGGCTTCACCGCCGAGCACTTGGCCGCCGAGGCTATGGCGGCTGACATGGATCCCTGGCTGGTGTTTGATGCCCGTACCACTCCTGCCACCGAGCTGGATGCCTGGTTAGCCAAGTACCCACCATCCCAAGTTACCCGCTATGGGGACCCGGGCTCCCCTAACTCTGAGCCTGTAGGCTGGATTGCAGTCTATGGGCGGGGCTACACCCCCAACTCGGGTGATGTGCAGGGCCTGCAGGTGGCCTGGGAGGCTCTGCAGACCAGCGGGCGCCCCATCACGCCCAGCACCCTGCGCCAGCTGGCCATCACCCACCACGTGCTTTCGGGCAAGTGGCTGATGCACCTGGCACCCGGCTTCAAGCTGGACCACGCCTGGGCTGGCATTGCCCGAGCCGTGGTCGAGGGCCAACTTCAGGTGGCCAAAGTGAGCCCACGGGCCAAGGAGGGTGGGCGCCAGGTCATCTGTGTGTACACGGACGACTTCACGGACCGCTTGGGTGTTCTGGAGGCGGACACTGCCATCCGTGCAGCAGGCATCAAGTGTCTGCTCACCTACAAGCCCGATGTCTACACCTATCTGGGCATTTATCGGGCCAACCGCTGGCACCTCTGCCCCACTCTCTATGAGAGCCGTTTCCAGTTGGGGGGCAATGCCCGCGGTTCCCGTGTCCTGGACCGCGCCAACAATGTGGAACTAACCTAG
- the C6H11orf68 gene encoding UPF0696 protein C11orf68 homolog isoform X1, which yields MAAGAAGPDSGPLAGSNKPGGSSPGAGLWLRIRPCHLWAPVSAALCRPDTPAGEPGPASRVLASIKSPRSGNLLSFSLQMESALAGPRSVCTWGRERAHLNLHFGSATHCSRMEPGEEPEEEDSPGGREDGFTAEHLAAEAMAADMDPWLVFDARTTPATELDAWLAKYPPSQVTRYGDPGSPNSEPVGWIAVYGRGYTPNSGDVQGLQVAWEALQTSGRPITPSTLRQLAITHHVLSGKWLMHLAPGFKLDHAWAGIARAVVEGQLQVAKVSPRAKEGGRQVICVYTDDFTDRLGVLEADTAIRAAGIKCLLTYKPDVYTYLGIYRANRWHLCPTLYESRFQLGGNARGSRVLDRANNVELT from the exons ATGGCGGCGGGCGCGGCAGGCCCGGACTCTGGCCCTCTCGCAGGCTCTAACAAGCCGGGGGGTTCGAGTCCGGGCGCGGGTCTTTGGCTTCGGATCCGTCCCTGCCATCTCTGGGCCCCAGTGTCCGCGGCCTTATGTAGGCCGGATACGCCCGCGGGGGAGCCAGGCCCCGCGTCTCGGGTGCTTGCTTCCATTAAATCCCCGCGCTCCGGAAACctcctgtctttctctctccagATGGAGAGCGCTCTGGCAGGGCCAAGAAGTGTATGTACTTGGGGTCGGGAGCGCGCACACCTGAATCTACATTTCGGTTCTGCCACCCACTGcag CAGGATGGAGCCAGGTGAGGAGCCGGAAGAAGAGGACTCTCCAGGCGGCCGTGAGGATGGCTTCACCGCCGAGCACTTGGCCGCCGAGGCTATGGCGGCTGACATGGATCCCTGGCTGGTGTTTGATGCCCGTACCACTCCTGCCACCGAGCTGGATGCCTGGTTAGCCAAGTACCCACCATCCCAAGTTACCCGCTATGGGGACCCGGGCTCCCCTAACTCTGAGCCTGTAGGCTGGATTGCAGTCTATGGGCGGGGCTACACCCCCAACTCGGGTGATGTGCAGGGCCTGCAGGTGGCCTGGGAGGCTCTGCAGACCAGCGGGCGCCCCATCACGCCCAGCACCCTGCGCCAGCTGGCCATCACCCACCACGTGCTTTCGGGCAAGTGGCTGATGCACCTGGCACCCGGCTTCAAGCTGGACCACGCCTGGGCTGGCATTGCCCGAGCCGTGGTCGAGGGCCAACTTCAGGTGGCCAAAGTGAGCCCACGGGCCAAGGAGGGTGGGCGCCAGGTCATCTGTGTGTACACGGACGACTTCACGGACCGCTTGGGTGTTCTGGAGGCGGACACTGCCATCCGTGCAGCAGGCATCAAGTGTCTGCTCACCTACAAGCCCGATGTCTACACCTATCTGGGCATTTATCGGGCCAACCGCTGGCACCTCTGCCCCACTCTCTATGAGAGCCGTTTCCAGTTGGGGGGCAATGCCCGCGGTTCCCGTGTCCTGGACCGCGCCAACAATGTGGAACTAACCTAG
- the C6H11orf68 gene encoding UPF0696 protein C11orf68 homolog isoform X7 → MEPGEEPEEEDSPGGREDGFTAEHLAAEAMAADMDPWLVFDARTTPATELDAWLAKYPPSQVTRYGDPGSPNSEPVGWIAVYGRGYTPNSGDVQGLQVAWEALQTSGRPITPSTLRQLAITHHVLSGKWLMHLAPGFKLDHAWAGIARAVVEGQLQVAKVSPRAKEGGRQVICVYTDDFTDRLGVLEADTAIRAAGIKCLLTYKPDVYTYLGIYRANRWHLCPTLYESRFQLGGNARGSRVLDRANNVELT, encoded by the coding sequence ATGGAGCCAGGTGAGGAGCCGGAAGAAGAGGACTCTCCAGGCGGCCGTGAGGATGGCTTCACCGCCGAGCACTTGGCCGCCGAGGCTATGGCGGCTGACATGGATCCCTGGCTGGTGTTTGATGCCCGTACCACTCCTGCCACCGAGCTGGATGCCTGGTTAGCCAAGTACCCACCATCCCAAGTTACCCGCTATGGGGACCCGGGCTCCCCTAACTCTGAGCCTGTAGGCTGGATTGCAGTCTATGGGCGGGGCTACACCCCCAACTCGGGTGATGTGCAGGGCCTGCAGGTGGCCTGGGAGGCTCTGCAGACCAGCGGGCGCCCCATCACGCCCAGCACCCTGCGCCAGCTGGCCATCACCCACCACGTGCTTTCGGGCAAGTGGCTGATGCACCTGGCACCCGGCTTCAAGCTGGACCACGCCTGGGCTGGCATTGCCCGAGCCGTGGTCGAGGGCCAACTTCAGGTGGCCAAAGTGAGCCCACGGGCCAAGGAGGGTGGGCGCCAGGTCATCTGTGTGTACACGGACGACTTCACGGACCGCTTGGGTGTTCTGGAGGCGGACACTGCCATCCGTGCAGCAGGCATCAAGTGTCTGCTCACCTACAAGCCCGATGTCTACACCTATCTGGGCATTTATCGGGCCAACCGCTGGCACCTCTGCCCCACTCTCTATGAGAGCCGTTTCCAGTTGGGGGGCAATGCCCGCGGTTCCCGTGTCCTGGACCGCGCCAACAATGTGGAACTAACCTAG